In one window of Denticeps clupeoides chromosome 2, fDenClu1.1, whole genome shotgun sequence DNA:
- the endou gene encoding uridylate-specific endoribonuclease A has protein sequence IYILLCAVLSADTGERASISDSEIAALSEVLFTLDSNKATKSQLIINPQVLLPDSQTSDQIDLSPERLYKFVDENLLSKPTYAALLSLLDNYNRVTGVAENFSPGQLAEQEAFLTETISNTAVGQELYTFLHGKRLYNSEEEFKFDLKMMWFGLYSRLNNKLDSSGFEHIFAGEIKGGKVSGFHNWLQFYTLEKKGQLNYYSHSFNGPWESFPDVLGMQFEWEDFYKQVGSAIIGCSPEFDLAVYSLCYITRPGKQCKLSLGGKRLIIQTYTWDKSTYGDGKKYIGSAYPATP, from the exons ATATACAttctgctgtgtgctgtgttgtctGCAGACACTGGAGAAAGAGCAAGCATCTCAGACAGTGAGATTGCTGCACTCTCTGAGGTTCTGTTCACTCTTGACTCTAACAAAGCCACTAAATCCCAGCTCATCATAAACCCCCAAGTCCTCCTCCCTGACTCTCAAACCAGCGATCAGATTGATTTATCTCCAGAAAG GTTGTACAAGTTTGTCGATGAGAATCTGTTGTCAAAGCCAACATATGCAGCGCTCCTGTCCCTGCTGGACAACTACAACCGAGTAACGGGTGTAGCTGAGAACTTCAGCCCTGGACAGCTGGCAGAGCAGGAGGCCTTCCTGACTGAAACCATCAGCAATACAGCGGTTGGCCAGGAGCTCTACACCTTCCTCCATGGCAAAC GCCTGTACAACTCTGAGGAAGAATTTAAGTTTGACCTGAAGATGATGTGGTTTGGACTTTACTCCCGACTCAATAACAAGTTGGATTCCAGTGGCTTTGAGCACATCTTTGCAG GAGAAATTAAGGGTGGCAAAGTATCAGGCTTCCATAACTGGCTGCAGTTTTACACGCTGGAGAAAAAGGGACAGCTGAACTATTACAGCCACAGTTTCAATGGCCCT TGGGAATCTTTCCCTGATGTCCTGGGCATGCAGTTTGAATGGGAGGACTTCTATAAGCAAGTAGGATCTGCCATCATTGGCTGTAGCCCAGAGTTTGATCTTGCTGTCTACAGCCTCTGCTACATCACTCGCCCTGGAAAACA aTGCAAGCTAAGTCTTGGCGGGAAGCGTCTTATCATCCAGACATACACATGGGACAAGTCTACATACGGAGATGGCAAAAAATACATTGGTTCTGCCTACCCAGCCACGCCCTGA